In Oryzias latipes chromosome 15, ASM223467v1, the sequence TTTAATTATGGGATGAATCACAGAATCATCCAGGCTGGCACAGAGCTTCTTTTGTCATGTTATCACCGAAAATGGGTTGGGGTTCCTTTTTTGCATGTGTAGCTTTCAGTTAGCATTAGCAACAGTTGACTTGCCAAAGCTGCACTTCTAGCGAGTTAACATCGTCAGAGACATGTGACGGAAAAAAGTTCATTAAAACTGACAACAgttattcattaaaaattcccctttaagttgtgggcaggactgttggtgcccCCTAAAATCCCAAAcataacattacaggtgcaacaaaaatggcaagcaaaattggagctctccagctgtacagttttgagccagatgccagctctaACGAGGGAAACAAAGATATTAATGGATCGTAGCTTCAACGTCACAACTAGTGTTCCCCCGCTGATTCGCATGACATGGTTTCACGTATTCGCAGATTTCTTTTCAGTAACGTGACTCCTCCAGTTCGTCACTAAAACTCAGACAACTCAAGACGTCTGAAGGAGGTGCTGCTAGAATTTCTGAGAAGGGGAaaggagatgaagagcacgccAGCACATCGCCTTCCTTCCCGGCTtccaaataatatttaaaacccttgtggtatcttagATGACACCCCCTTgcattgaagtgttctcccaaccatgacaaaggtggataaaggtggaaagatttcatgtaatccatggacaccagtgaagatcacaaatcattgaagaaaaaaggttcagcgcactgtctagtgggtctagatgacccaactcccaatgttaaagtgcctaggatagcacaagggttaccagtGAGCAACAGCTTGTCCTTCCGGTTCCTGAATCGCTGTAACCGAAGTCTGTGCCTGCATGGCGAAATGGCATCAGCCAACTCAGAAACGGACGGAGAATATCTGATTTGAGGAAGATAATGGCGGAGAATAAATACCatctggatgaatgaatgatggatgaaactggcctcttctggaagaagcGACGCTCAGAACACGCCGCTGCTGGACTGATGCACCGTGcgggctcctggttttaaggcggagtgacactcctaatgtgcATTATAAAGTACACAACAGTCCAGGCAAAtgctctgaaaaaagaaaatctttatgttgagcaatgctctttaataaatgtttcacaaagcatcagaaatgtttcagaagtgtTTTTGATAGGTAAAGATCGGTGACGgacatttttctgctgctggcttgaataaagaaatattcagaagtGCAATTTatgcttgattttctttataaatgtcctccatcattagaaaaatgccacataaacaggttaaaaacaacagaaacgcaattttcatcagagtgggtctttaaggaatgGAATCATTTGCTATTGAGGACAcactagctgtgtttccattacacATGTGCGCAAAACTTCATAGAAATTctagaaatattgaaaaaacacacttttacaattacactgtttccattaaatcaaatgcaaataaatacaaaccaacTCACTCGacaagtcattcaaaaacatggcgaCATACTTTGacttacagcagatacattcaagtttctgccacagcactagcgctcatcatctcTCCAAGGAGACGCTGGTGTCTTACTTAGGCCATGGAGCGGCAAGCTCCTCACATTTGGGAGCGGCTACGGATCAAACAATTTTGGAAAATTGTGGTTGGTGATTTAAAAGAGGCGCTTTGGATCCAACTATTCAGCATGACACAAcgtttgatgagctgtgtgatgctgtagGAGCTCCTGTGGGGGCGCTGTGTGGTGTCCATGGCAGCCATTGgtatccggttgttggtcatgtgactcattttagtttataaaagtgtttccattgcagttttgcgaaaTATATCAATCTTGATACGTctcaaaaaccacctcttcCAAACGCAAAAACGTTGTTTTTGATAaatgtgcgtttttttttttttgtcgaaattgtgtttccattaggcaaatGTATGATCCCAAATGCAATTTGCACAATTaaatagtcaatggaaacgcagctagtgTGAACTGACACCATGCCAGCTGGACCTTTATTACACAGCCGCAGTGAAAGGGCCGCGAATCAAGCTGTGAAGAATGCGGTGTCCGTCTGTTCACAACAATCTAAAACGactgaaaagaaacaaagtgaGGTCAgaagtatttgacattttctacTCAAATATGCCAGTTTTCCAGTGATTTGTACTAAAAGGTTTCTCAAAGAAATTTAGACTGgatataagaaaaaacaaacaaacaaacaaacaaacaaacaaacaaagaatcccaaagaaaaactgcagagaacctaaaggaacatagaaataaaaaaaagtagaactGGTTTACCAGATGGAGCGCACGAGAAACCAGTActaagtttttatttgttctatGTCTCTACAAAAAGAGACTGGAGAACTATTTAGAGGTTAATGAGTCTGCTGCCAGCGTGAGGGCCAGTCCTTTTCGATCCAGCTCTGCAGCAGTCGCAGCACGTCGATGCGCTGGTAAATGCGGCACAGTTCTGTGAGCTCGGTGACCGTCTTTTGGTTGTAGCGCAGCAGGAACTCCTGGGTGGGGCTGTGTGAGAACGAGCCCTGGGTCCTGTGCTCCAGCAGGGTCAGTTCATCATAGCTCATCCCCCAGCGACTCGCAAAGTTCTTCCAGTTTTTGATGGTGCAGTGGTTTGGGTCCAATTTCAGTCGCAGTATGTCCAGCAGGTCTTTGTCGTTCATGAGGTCACTGATCTTGGGAGGGGGTGCcgagcagcagcatttttcACAGGGACTGCTAAACATCTGCAGCTCTTTGGGGCAGTCTGAGGTCAAAAATGACATGTTGGCTCAAAATCACAGCAGTTCAAGAGTTTTGACGATTTATGATTTATCTTCGTTCATGAGAGGAGCAGATTTACCTGGAGACGTAGATGTTGGGCAAGTGCAGTCTTCCAGATCTTCAACTGGCTGCAAGAAATTACACAGTACATTTAATTTCAAGAACtataaaatcaattattttaatCTATGAAGAAATTAAAGAGCAGGATGAAATGGAATAGAAAATTATGAATGTCATTATGAATGAATATTTTGGTAGCAGTTGCTCTGAATCCTGTGGTTTGAACATCAGCTACACATTTTACCTAGTAATGAAAAATGTCATgagttgtagaaaaaaaacctttttctttatcAAATGTCATGTAAAGATCTGAGGCATGAATGTGATTCTACCTCACAGAAACgtgtattgttttcttttaaaaccttcaaatatgtgaattaaacaaaataaacaaaaatctaacagaaatacaacaaagatgaattttTAGAGCTTGCTCCACATTTTGACACTAAAACTGTTTCCACTGTATGTGCTGTCCTGCTTGCAGCACATCTTTAAGTCCCACACCATTGAAATGTTCattaaccctggtgctatcctatgacccccccttgcattgacgtgttctccctaccatgacaaaggtggataaaggtggaaagatttcatgtaatccacggacaccagtgaagatcacaaatcattgaagaaaaaaggttcagcgcactgtctagtgggtctagatcagtgtttttcaaccttttttgagccacggcacacttggaccttgacaaaaatcccgcggcacaccagcatccaaacaaaaaacaaaaaacagaaattcatggtctgtattgatcgacagcccccccccccccccccccccgcaatctcacgtgcatttttgtgataattgtggccggaaaagcaggaagttgcggctgttttttctaagagatgaaatgaaagttaaattagaaaatttagaaactgtttgtttgttgtggtttcaaggcgtttcgcaaggacaactcattgtgcgctgggacactggcccttaaagccaatgcatcatgggagatgtagtgtgaagactgccgaaaacttgcagaaagactcgcgtctctgagcttcattgtattgtccacttgtttcacggtctgacaccggactctgtggaaagctacaccgctaaagaagagctttagctggtatttttgttagaactgagcgactttatcagcagaattaagaacaaggaagtgaagactttaagcacttctgattggtcagactgatgacatgtgattaagccttcaagaatgattggtggagacagttaaagggacgggacttttccgcaaacgtcatagctgcaggtaaatcgcagtaacgtcattcttatcaaaatttctttaatagaattaaataaacacaaagaaaaagtaattttaagatcttttatattcctaactactcagtgttttatcagggcctgtttggatgaacaaagagctgatatcctggagatggaaaatgtttttagatcagttaatgattaatgagggcaatttctccacggcacacttgaccatctcccacggcacactagtcagccgcggcacactggttgaaaaacactggtctagatgacccaactcccaatgttaaagtgcctaggatagcacaagggttagaaatttgcctctgcgTCCTAGACCATTGGCCCGGAtcgaccccgccccccttcccgttTCTGAAAGCTTGGAGCATGGAGCTTGGGGTCCGGCCAGtgtagtttctacgtcacaaataagctccatttccaaaaaaaaaacgtttttttgtcttctcctgatttacaaaagtttaaataaagaaatactcagaaatgaaaattTGACCCAAACCGTCTTTCTATATGTcgtccatcattagaaaaatgccataagaacatgttaaaaacaccattttcatcagaaggAGTCTTTACATTTCTATAACTCAGTTCAATTGAGCTGAACTGATATGGACTGACTGTAGACTGCTGTTTGTCACATCTGGCTGACTATTAGAATCACCAATTAACCAATCAAGTTTGGGATTCATACACATCGACTAATTTACAaccgagtgtgacgtcacctatAGAAAGTAGTTTACTTCTAgcttcaaccaaatgaagtcaatttagaCGCCATTTTTCACGAGTCAACATTACTATtacaaccactcttgccaatcaggagtgagcttgttaaaaGTCCAAACCAGAACTTCCAGGCTCATGAGAATTTGTTAACTAAACGTTTCGAAACGCTCAACATGGGGGCCAGTGGGCACCACATACTATCTAAGGGTATCTAAGGGTCCCGTTATTACTTGTGTTTACtagcaatgaaaaaaatatattatgaaaaaaaaaagtattcgcgagagcatgttaaaaaagcaaaaatggtcATTTTGACAAATGAttatttctcagtatttctcaATAAAGACTTGGTTTCTTGGGACCagcagatacttcctgttttgaagggggaggggtcactcagtccagttctcatatacaatcaATGCTTCATCCATAACATTTTATTCAGTTTCATGTAGAATGCCCTTCTAGACATAATCCTTTGCATTAATAATTGTTATTACTGTAAATTAGTAAAAAATGTGAACTTGTTTTTTGCCTTATCTCCCTAGATTTGTATCTTTGCAGCAGTAAGCACTTGTGTTTTTAGGAGTTAAGCAAATTAAAACCTTTGATGTGGGCTCAATAAAATTGTATCTATTGTTATCTTGCTCCAAGGTTTCAAGAATGTTAAGAGAACGATTTGTCCTTCCTATCAGGAAACTAACAGGGCTTGGTTATCATCAGTTGTGATGAGAATAATAATTTGCATTGCATTTCACAAATAATCCTGACTTAAACAGTTTGTGTGAATTCCCTTTGCACTGTTGCTAATATACGCACAACAGGAAATGTACTGTCAGACGTTTTGCACAGCAGACTGACAACAGAAAAACCAATGTGGACGACCAcaaattcaaagaaaacagaaaaagagagagCCTCTGTCTatcatggaaaacattttttgtggtaaaaaggttttctttttagcaTAAATTTAAACCTTTTCCAGAGAATATTTTCAATCATAAAACTTTGGACTAATCAATAACTTTCCAGTTCTTCCAAGTCAAAGAACAATAGTTGAATACATTTGATCATTACTACAAAATTAGAATGACGCAGAAAATATaaagatatttttgtaaaacagatttaaaaagcaacaaattgCAGGATTTAAACATCTCAAACAGTCCTgaagattttctccaaaatgcttGGATGTGCAATTTCAACATAAATCTCATATGAGCCCTTTGACATGATGAACATTTTTACCAGAGCAGGAATACTGTAAGGATTTAAGTCTCTTCTTCTTTAGTTTCAGCTAACCACCCTTTTCCATACAGTTCACCTAAACGCAGCAACTATTTATGAAAATGCTGCCTATGAGCCATTGATGTTCACTCTGTTATCACAAAGCTCACAGCTGCAGAGGAAAGAGAGACCACATCCTGTACACTCATCGCTCAAATTAAAGAGTAATCACAGGCGCTTCATCTTTTCCAGACCTGCAGTAAGATGATGATGGGAACTGGCTGTTTGACCGTTAATAGACAAGTTGAGGGAAAATTGAAGAAGAATTCAAAGACACACTGAGCTAAATTGGCTTATCACACAACTATCATCTATTGCAGAGCATTAAAATTGTCTACAAAGATATGCAgacaattcagttttttttaatgaaactggtgtttgtctcctttttccTGCTATTCTTGTCTGAAATGCATATAAAGTAATTCTACCATATTTTCCCTTATAAGCCCTTAAAAGCCTTATAATCCGGAGCGCCTTAGAAATAGAAtgattctggttgtgcttactgatgtgAAAGCGATTCTGAGAGGTGCACAGTGCTGTCTAAatgttgggtgttattgtaaaaacactaacgtggctaatgtgtagcagactttgtttttttacatattactaacaaggttgggggtTAGGAT encodes:
- the edaradd gene encoding ectodysplasin-A receptor-associated adapter protein isoform X2, whose translation is MSTLMACKAGRCGRSSSEPVEDTDTTSFVAEISLETNYPVQVTDPHDAVTLHLSSMPSRYLNPSPESRIRQPVEDLEDCTCPTSTSPDCPKELQMFSSPCEKCCCSAPPPKISDLMNDKDLLDILRLKLDPNHCTIKNWKNFASRWGMSYDELTLLEHRTQGSFSHSPTQEFLLRYNQKTVTELTELCRIYQRIDVLRLLQSWIEKDWPSRWQQTH
- the edaradd gene encoding ectodysplasin-A receptor-associated adapter protein isoform X1, producing MSTLMACKAGRCGRSSSEPVEDTDTTSFVAEISLETNYPVQVTDPHADAVTLHLSSMPSRYLNPSPESRIRQPVEDLEDCTCPTSTSPDCPKELQMFSSPCEKCCCSAPPPKISDLMNDKDLLDILRLKLDPNHCTIKNWKNFASRWGMSYDELTLLEHRTQGSFSHSPTQEFLLRYNQKTVTELTELCRIYQRIDVLRLLQSWIEKDWPSRWQQTH